The DNA segment GCAGGCATCCTGCATTCCCTGTCTGGCCTTTTGCCATAACGTATGTGTGGACAGCGGTGTAGCAAACAGAAAATACAGGGAGGCTTTCTTTTCTACCTTTTTTTCCGGAACACTGCAGCCGCTCATAAAACAGACAAACAGACATACTATCAATAAACCTATTTTTCTCATTCTCATCCCTGCTCTCATGAAATCATTCTAACATATCAAGACCCGATTGGAAACGCACAAACAAATAAAAAAAATGATTCTTGAAAGGGAACGTAAGAATCATTTCTCTATACAAAATTATCAGGTACAAGACGATCCTCATACCGTCTTATCAGTCAAAAACCGTTGAACTGTATTCATGTCTGGGGTTTACCGCGGCTCTTTCCTATTCTGATAACATTGTAATCAAGCGGCATAATGCCGGCTACAGTACCTAGTATACCGTATCAAACATAAAAAATCTTGTCATTTTTAGCAATATCTTGTCATCCTATATCTCTATGATCTCATAGCGGTTGCCACCTGCATGCTTTGCGCGATACATCGCTTCATCCGCCCTTTGAAAAATTTCATCATAGCGGCAGGTGTGATCACTCATGCAAACACCGATACTGGCACTCAACACCTTTTGATCCTTCACTGTCGTATTCACCAGACGCTTTAACAGCTCGTCCAGCCATTCATGCAAATATGACAGAGATAAAATATTCTTCATGAAAACGCAGAATTCATCCCCACCGATCCGTCCGGCAAAATCACTGCTTCGCAGCATTCCCTTTAGTACGGCAACCACATTGAGAAGAACCTGATCGCCAATCAAATGACCGAACGTATCATTGATATTTTTAAATTTATCAATGTCAATCACCAGCAGACAGACATACTGATCCTGATGCATAATCTCCAGTTCTTCTGTCACATGGTAACGAAATGCTGTCTTATTCATAACATTTGTAAATTCCTCTATTTCCGAACGGCGCTCCAGCTCTTTATTTTTCTCCAGAATCTGACTGCGTTCATATAACAGACGCTCCATATCAATTTTCAAAAGCAGGGTATTCTTCATATTGTTATGCGCAGATGCAAGCTCCATTTGACGAACCTCATAATATTCCTGCAGAGCAGTCAATCGTTCTTCTTCCTTGCCAAAGATGGTTGCATAAAGAACCTGACATTCTTTCAGTTCGGAATGCTTTTGATACTCCGGATATTCCTGCAATATCAGATTCAGCTTCTCAAGCACCTGGGAGGTAAGCTCTTTATCTTTATATTGCATACAAATTTTGAATACCTTCAGCAAATTCTTAAAGGTATGCAAACGATCCGATTCTCTATCTACGATATCCAACAAGCGTGTTACCTCATCACGAAAGACATCTATATTGCTTTTATAGCCGGCACGTAAGACCTGATACAACTGAAAATCATTATCTACCGTAATCTCTTTAAACCGTTTGTGATATTCCCAATACCATGGAAGCCAATATGCATACTCCTCCTCATCCTGCAGGAATACACTTGTGCCAAGCAGATTGATAATATTATAGCCGTCATTGATTTTTAAATCATCAAAGCATTTGATACTGCGTTCTGCAATAGCTTTCTTAAAATACTCCTTTGCTATTTCATAATACCCCAGATCAAGAAAGAGAACACCGAGATTATTGAGAATAATGTAAAAATATCCGAGCTCCTGATGCTCCAGTGCAATATAGTAGGATTTCAGCATATATTCAACAGACATGATTTCATCGCCAACTGTAGCGCTGACCATCCCTGCCAGGTTGTAGGATACCATTTGAAAAAACGGATAGGGCTCCTCTTCACCGATGCATATCCCTTCCTGCAGATACAGCATTGCTTCATGATATACTCCCCTGTTATAGGATACATTACCTAAAAAGTAACAGGCGATAATCTGATAATGCTTATCCTTTTGTTCTCTGCTTATGTCATAAAGCTGTGATGCATAATGAAAAATACCTTCAAAATCATGAAGGATCCGACATTCTTCAATATGCGCATACAGGCTTTCCATTGTTTCAGCATTCATCATACTATAATCATATCACATTCATACCTATTTTTAAACACTCTCGCAGGCTTAGATGTCTATAAATGCACATTTTTAAATAAAGGAAATGATACATCGTACAATAATCTTTACTTCTGAATCCGAAATGTATCCCGCTGATCCGAATGCATTCACATAGGAATTTCCATAGAAAGCTCTTGTATAACACGCTGTTTTGAGTTTTTGAGGCATTACAACTATGTAGAAGACCTTTATCATTATTGGTATTACCGGTCTTTAATTTTGGCAGTTCATTAGGAAGGAATGCAGATATTTTTATAAGGTATTACAGATTACCATAGGAGAATGCTTCTTTCAGGTATTCATTCCTAGCAGATGATTCACCAATTCCTTATGGAAACAATAAGCCATACAGGCTGCTGCACAGCTTTTCATTCATGATCTTTATGTGTGTATCACACAGATAATAAAAAAAACCAGACAGCCATAGACCATCCGGTTTCTAAATTATCATTATTTTGCGATTGCTTTCTTAACCAATGCAAGAACATCCTCAGCAGTAGCCTGCTGCAATGCTTCTTCTGCAAGACCTTCCATTTCCTTCTTGCTCAGGTTTGTCACCATCTGACGAGCCTTCAGTATCTGTGTTGCAGACATGGAGAATTCATCCAGTCCCAGACCAAGGAGGACAGGCACTGCGTATTCTTCACCAGCCATTGCTCCACACATACCAGTCCATTTTCCCTCTTTGTGAGCGCCGTCAATCGTCATTTTAATCAGACGCAGGATAGAAGGATTGTATGGCTGATACAGGTAAGAAACCTTTTCATTCATACGGTCTGCTGCCATAGAGTACTGAATCAGGTCATTCGTACCGATAGAGAAGAAGTCTGCCTCTTTTGCAAAGTTATCAGCATTTACTGCAGCTGCCGGAATTTCCACCATCATACCGACTTCAATCTTATCTGCAACCTTAACACCCTCAGCGATCAGCTTCGCCTTTTCTTCCTCAAAAATTGCCTTACCCTGACGGAATTCATCAACAGTAGCAATCATTGGGAACATGATGCACAGTTTTCCGTAAATAGAAGCACGAATCAATGCACGCAGCTGCGTACGGAAGATTTCTGTTCTGTCCAGACACAGACGAATTGCACGATATCCCAGGAACGGATTCATTTCAGGATCAAATGTGAAATAAGGAAGCTTCTTGTCACCACCGATATCCAGTGTACGAACGACAACACGGCGTCCTCCCATACCTTCCAGAACCGTCTTATAGGCTTCAAACTGCTCGTCCTCTGTTGGGAAATGATCAGAGTGCATATACAGGAATTCTGTACGATATAGACCAACTCCTTCACCACCATTGTTCAGCACACCCTCAACATCATCCGGTGTACCAATGTTTCCGGCAAGTTCAACCTCATGTCCGTCTGTTGTAACGGATTTTGCATCCTTCAATACCTTCAATGCTTCCTTTTCTTCCATATAAGCTGCACGTTTTGCTTCATATTCTTTGATTTCTTCACCCGTTGGATTCAGGATGACTACGCCATCCAGTGCATCCAGAATGACTGTATCCCCATTGTTAGCAGCATCCAGCACACCGCTGCAGCCTACTACTGCAGGAATTTCCAAAGAGTTTGCCATAATGGCAGAGTGACTTGTTTTACCACCGATATTAGTAGCGAAGCCTTTCGCATACTCGTTTAACTGAGCAGTATCGGAAGGTGTCAAGTCATGAGCGATAATGACGGAATCCTCATTGATTGCACTCAGATCCGGAATTGTCAGTCCAAGCAGATTACATTTCAAACGGAATGTAACATCCTTAACATCTGCTGCTCTTTCTTTAAAGTATTCGTTATCCATGGATTCAAACATGGTAACCATCATGTTAGCTACTTCATTGGTTGCAAATTCCGCATTCACTTTATCGTTTTCGATCATTCCTATGATCTGGCTGGCAAGCTCAGGATCTCCTGCCATCATCAGGTGAGCATCAAACACGGCAAGCTCTTCCGGAGCCAGACGTTTTGCGGCACGTTCTTTGATACCTTCGATATCAGCTTTCGTTTTTTCCAGAGCTGCGTTAAATTTCGCTATCTCTTCTGCAGGTGCTGCTTCTGTTTTGACAATCTCGAAGCTCGGTGTTTCCAGCTTGTAAACCTTTGCGATCGCAATCCCTGCGGATGCTGCAATACCTTTTAACATAAGTATGTCCTCCTCTTACTTCATATAATACTTATAAAAAGTAGTCCTTATCTGATAGAATCACAACGCTTCCATGAGTCTATCTCTATCTAAAATAATAACATTTTTTGAGCCTATAAGCAATATAGAATGCAATCACAGCCTGTTTTTTCACGGTGTTTCCATCCATTTCCGTTTTCTGCAGCACTGTTTTTCACATTTGAAAAATAAATATAATATACTGCCTTTTCATCTTGCATATTTCCTGCTTAATTTTGAAACAAAACCTTTACATCTTTCCCCTTTCCTGACTATACTATATATATAAAAGGGGGAATACCCGTGAAAGATGAAATCAGGAAGCTCCAGCAGGAAATCAATGACCTGAAACAGGAGCTGAAGCAGTACAAGGAATATGATTCTTTGACCGGACTTTATAATAAGCATGGCTTTTATGCCCATGCAGATTATTTGTTAACTGCATTTCCTTCGCTCTCCTACCAGCTGTTCATAATAGATTTTGAGCATTTTAAGCTTATTAACGATCAATACGGCACAAGACGCGGTGATGAATTGCTGACGTCCTTTGCAGAACTGCTGTTTAAAAGCTTTCAACAGGAAGAAACAGCCTGCGGTCGGATTCATTCCGATATCTTTGCTATTCTTGTTTTACAGGGTCATGAAAAAGAAATTTGTGAGGATATCGGTACGATTTTCAGGCAATGTGCGCAAGGTTTGGATGTAAGCTATGTTATTGGTGTTTATGATATCAAAGACCGTCATATTCCGATCCCCCTGATGTGTGACCGTGCCATGATGGCAGCCAATTCCATAAAAGGAAAGTATGAAAAACGCTGGTGCAGATATGATGATAGTATGCGTAATGTTCTCATGGAGGAGCAGGAGCTTCTTACAAATGTCGATAATGCGCTGGGACATGGGGAATTCCAGCTGTATATTCAGCCAAAATGCAATATGAAAACGAGAAAGATCGTCGGTGGTGAGGTGCTTGTCCGTTGGATTCATCCGAAAAAGGGATTGATACCGCCAAAGGATTTTATTCCTATCTTTGAAAAAAACGGCTTTATCAAAAAGCTGGATGCCTATGTATGGGAACAAACAGCCATATGGCTTCATAAATGGTCAAAAACACATCCTGTTCTGCCTGTATCCGTCAATGTGTCCCGTATGGATATTATGGAAATGAATGTGTACACCTATTTTCAGGATCTGATACGCAAATATAAGCTGGATCCCTCCTGGCTGGAAATTGAGGTTACAGAAAGTGCCTATGCCGGAAGTGAAGAAATCATACATACGATTGATCAGCTCATGAATCATGGATTTACTGTATTGATGGATGATTTTGGAAGCGGGTATTCCTCTTTAAATATTCTGAAGGATATCAATATCAATATTTTGAAGCTGGATATGCGCTTCCTTGACAGCCAGAACAGTAAAAGCCGCAATATTCTGGATTCTATCCTGCAGATGGCAAGATGGCTTGGTATGAAGGTTATTGCTGAAGGTCTGGAAAATAAGGATCAGGCGGATTTTCTGTTGAATATCGGCTGTATGCATGCACAGGGCTTTTATTATTATAAACCGATGCCGCTGCAGGAATTTGAACAGCTCCTTTTACAGAGTGAGCTTGTTGATACCTCCGATTATCTGCAAAGTCCGGATTACCGGGATCAGCCTATTCATTTAAAGGACTTTTTCCGAGAGGATATGCTTTCTGATATGATGTTGAATCACATCCTTGGTGCTGTCGCAGTATTTCGCATTATGGAGCATACGATTCAATTATACCGAGTCAATGATGCATAT comes from the Erysipelotrichaceae bacterium 66202529 genome and includes:
- the ptsP gene encoding phosphoenolpyruvate--protein phosphotransferase — its product is MLKGIAASAGIAIAKVYKLETPSFEIVKTEAAPAEEIAKFNAALEKTKADIEGIKERAAKRLAPEELAVFDAHLMMAGDPELASQIIGMIENDKVNAEFATNEVANMMVTMFESMDNEYFKERAADVKDVTFRLKCNLLGLTIPDLSAINEDSVIIAHDLTPSDTAQLNEYAKGFATNIGGKTSHSAIMANSLEIPAVVGCSGVLDAANNGDTVILDALDGVVILNPTGEEIKEYEAKRAAYMEEKEALKVLKDAKSVTTDGHEVELAGNIGTPDDVEGVLNNGGEGVGLYRTEFLYMHSDHFPTEDEQFEAYKTVLEGMGGRRVVVRTLDIGGDKKLPYFTFDPEMNPFLGYRAIRLCLDRTEIFRTQLRALIRASIYGKLCIMFPMIATVDEFRQGKAIFEEEKAKLIAEGVKVADKIEVGMMVEIPAAAVNADNFAKEADFFSIGTNDLIQYSMAADRMNEKVSYLYQPYNPSILRLIKMTIDGAHKEGKWTGMCGAMAGEEYAVPVLLGLGLDEFSMSATQILKARQMVTNLSKKEMEGLAEEALQQATAEDVLALVKKAIAK
- a CDS encoding EAL domain-containing protein; this translates as MKDEIRKLQQEINDLKQELKQYKEYDSLTGLYNKHGFYAHADYLLTAFPSLSYQLFIIDFEHFKLINDQYGTRRGDELLTSFAELLFKSFQQEETACGRIHSDIFAILVLQGHEKEICEDIGTIFRQCAQGLDVSYVIGVYDIKDRHIPIPLMCDRAMMAANSIKGKYEKRWCRYDDSMRNVLMEEQELLTNVDNALGHGEFQLYIQPKCNMKTRKIVGGEVLVRWIHPKKGLIPPKDFIPIFEKNGFIKKLDAYVWEQTAIWLHKWSKTHPVLPVSVNVSRMDIMEMNVYTYFQDLIRKYKLDPSWLEIEVTESAYAGSEEIIHTIDQLMNHGFTVLMDDFGSGYSSLNILKDININILKLDMRFLDSQNSKSRNILDSILQMARWLGMKVIAEGLENKDQADFLLNIGCMHAQGFYYYKPMPLQEFEQLLLQSELVDTSDYLQSPDYRDQPIHLKDFFREDMLSDMMLNHILGAVAVFRIMEHTIQLYRVNDAYYQLTADCIRLEDGLLDFLDNGRTEFQNLIVHAHEFHEHGSEKILHLKTQTGDRWLKYRCYFLATRGNTQIVYASISDVSDYMQTMEDLRLSRESFRIAMEASQITIFELDIENRVASYSQNAMRAFDLDDCIMINAPEGFIEQGSVCEGYEDIFRSIYNDIYNGSPRASCVIRAHMAEGDVFNRITLTAIQNEKGKSVRAVGCVENITEEILRLHPHDPDTYLKALMKKSTK
- a CDS encoding diguanylate cyclase, translated to MNAETMESLYAHIEECRILHDFEGIFHYASQLYDISREQKDKHYQIIACYFLGNVSYNRGVYHEAMLYLQEGICIGEEEPYPFFQMVSYNLAGMVSATVGDEIMSVEYMLKSYYIALEHQELGYFYIILNNLGVLFLDLGYYEIAKEYFKKAIAERSIKCFDDLKINDGYNIINLLGTSVFLQDEEEYAYWLPWYWEYHKRFKEITVDNDFQLYQVLRAGYKSNIDVFRDEVTRLLDIVDRESDRLHTFKNLLKVFKICMQYKDKELTSQVLEKLNLILQEYPEYQKHSELKECQVLYATIFGKEEERLTALQEYYEVRQMELASAHNNMKNTLLLKIDMERLLYERSQILEKNKELERRSEIEEFTNVMNKTAFRYHVTEELEIMHQDQYVCLLVIDIDKFKNINDTFGHLIGDQVLLNVVAVLKGMLRSSDFAGRIGGDEFCVFMKNILSLSYLHEWLDELLKRLVNTTVKDQKVLSASIGVCMSDHTCRYDEIFQRADEAMYRAKHAGGNRYEIIEI